Proteins from one Pantoea cypripedii genomic window:
- a CDS encoding ABC transporter substrate-binding protein: MTLSRLLLPLLIAGNLSTAWAAEQIVPSSTTFHVSADESLKSKLPADIAKRGYIVAGTNPNTPPTTFFQEDNKTLAGREIDVMNAVAARLGVEVRWQDTGGFDNIIPGLKSGRYDVALSNINATKKRLEQVDFVSYYDASRLGVISRKDANIAPFTSFDAVCGQEIGAGAGTTQIGRLEAASKTCTDAGKQPIKIAVFPDRPSGVQAVVSGRVPMFFGPYEGLTYQVSQVKPLALSGTIHVDDAPVSVAFPKQSALEEAVQASLNSLIKDGTYQKILDKWSIGFGAVKESKRNEEIFG, encoded by the coding sequence ATGACATTATCCAGATTATTGCTCCCGCTGTTGATTGCCGGGAATTTATCTACAGCCTGGGCAGCTGAACAAATTGTTCCCTCTTCTACCACTTTCCATGTGTCAGCTGACGAATCGCTGAAAAGTAAACTGCCCGCGGATATTGCCAAACGCGGATATATTGTTGCGGGTACCAACCCAAATACGCCCCCGACCACGTTTTTCCAGGAAGACAACAAAACCCTCGCAGGGCGTGAAATTGACGTAATGAACGCCGTTGCTGCGCGTCTGGGCGTGGAAGTGCGTTGGCAGGATACCGGCGGTTTCGACAACATTATTCCGGGGCTAAAATCAGGCCGCTATGACGTGGCGCTTTCCAATATTAACGCCACCAAAAAACGTCTTGAGCAGGTCGATTTTGTCAGTTATTACGATGCGTCACGCCTTGGCGTGATTTCCCGTAAAGACGCGAATATCGCGCCGTTTACGTCATTTGATGCCGTTTGCGGGCAGGAAATCGGCGCCGGTGCGGGGACGACACAAATCGGGCGTCTGGAAGCCGCCAGCAAGACATGTACGGATGCAGGCAAACAGCCGATCAAAATCGCCGTATTCCCGGACCGTCCTTCGGGCGTTCAGGCCGTGGTCAGTGGCCGCGTGCCGATGTTCTTTGGCCCGTATGAAGGTCTGACGTATCAGGTCAGCCAGGTGAAACCGCTGGCGCTGTCCGGCACCATTCATGTGGATGACGCGCCGGTGTCTGTGGCATTCCCGAAACAATCCGCGCTTGAAGAGGCCGTTCAGGCATCGCTTAACTCGCTGATTAAAGACGGGACTTACCAGAAGATCCTCGATAAATGGTCGATTGGCTTTGGCGCAGTGAAAGAATCCAAACGTAATGAAGAGATTTTCGGATGA
- a CDS encoding MmgE/PrpD family protein, translating into MSLTSSLAKLIVSARPSAEAREKAREGLLDFLAVALPVVRGEAGDSGLESLQQVYRANDAQTRAVLLGYAGHALDFDDFHPDFRGHPGVVILPALLALAAERPDISGEQFLNAWVTGVETAGRLGLAAGAQHYKLGFHNTATLGTIAAAAACAWLVSASEQETAIILGTAATQAAGLRAQFGSAVKPLHAGLAAQIAVTSTLLTLAGFHGQAENVLNSFLAAYCAGQQQPEKLTESWGTPWRIVSPGLECKPYPTCGGTHSAADAARAIRHDWLQQGHSINDLKNAIERIEVSFPPGGDIAASVRVPLNGIEARFSLEYVIAASLSRDALLIQDFSENPPDAEIAALAAKVTRNPDHSAPPDELNPAARFHQVTLFLRNGETRQKRFTRRQSLAIAFDLPGKLRACLPNMTDAQRANIVALSRLESRDSLPQLCDLLFGADATKR; encoded by the coding sequence ATGTCACTGACTTCTTCGCTGGCAAAGCTTATCGTCAGCGCGCGTCCCTCCGCCGAAGCGCGTGAAAAGGCCCGCGAAGGGCTGCTGGATTTTCTGGCTGTTGCGCTGCCCGTGGTGCGCGGCGAAGCCGGAGATTCCGGGCTGGAAAGTTTGCAGCAGGTTTACCGTGCGAACGATGCACAGACGCGCGCCGTGCTGCTCGGTTACGCCGGTCATGCGTTGGATTTCGATGATTTCCACCCGGATTTTCGCGGTCATCCCGGCGTGGTGATTTTGCCTGCGCTGCTGGCGCTGGCCGCTGAGCGCCCCGATATCAGCGGCGAACAGTTTCTCAATGCGTGGGTTACGGGCGTGGAAACCGCCGGTCGCCTCGGGCTGGCCGCCGGTGCGCAGCATTACAAACTCGGTTTCCACAATACCGCCACGCTCGGCACGATTGCCGCGGCCGCAGCCTGTGCATGGCTGGTCAGCGCCAGCGAACAGGAAACGGCCATTATTCTGGGGACTGCGGCAACGCAGGCAGCCGGTTTACGCGCGCAGTTTGGCAGCGCGGTTAAACCGCTGCACGCCGGACTGGCAGCGCAGATTGCCGTTACATCCACCCTGCTGACGTTGGCCGGTTTTCACGGTCAGGCAGAAAACGTGCTGAACAGCTTTCTCGCCGCGTACTGCGCGGGTCAGCAACAGCCGGAAAAACTCACCGAAAGCTGGGGCACGCCGTGGCGCATTGTTTCGCCGGGACTGGAATGTAAACCCTATCCGACCTGTGGCGGCACGCACAGCGCCGCAGATGCCGCGCGGGCGATCCGTCACGACTGGCTGCAACAGGGCCATTCAATAAACGACCTGAAAAATGCGATAGAACGGATTGAAGTGTCTTTCCCGCCGGGCGGCGATATTGCAGCGTCAGTGCGCGTGCCGTTGAACGGTATAGAGGCGCGGTTCAGCCTGGAATATGTGATTGCCGCCAGCCTGTCGCGCGATGCCCTGCTGATACAGGATTTCTCAGAAAACCCGCCAGATGCTGAGATCGCCGCGCTGGCCGCCAAAGTCACGCGCAATCCGGACCACAGCGCCCCGCCGGATGAGCTAAACCCTGCCGCGCGTTTTCATCAGGTCACGCTGTTTTTACGTAACGGCGAAACGCGGCAAAAACGCTTTACCCGTCGGCAAAGTCTGGCGATTGCATTTGATTTACCGGGGAAATTGCGTGCTTGTTTGCCAAATATGACGGACGCGCAGCGGGCAAATATTGTGGCACTGAGCAGGCTGGAAAGCCGCGACAGTTTGCCGCAGCTGTGTGATTTACTCTTTGGCGCAGATGCTACAAAACGGTAG
- a CDS encoding amino acid ABC transporter ATP-binding protein encodes MGEAIEFRKVTKRFSGNIILDEISLDIPAGSVTVILGPSGSGKSTLLRCINHLEKLDGGTIRIGGELVGYRQKGNALYELSSGKIAAQRSRTGMVFQQFNLFPHRTVLQNITDAPLRVKKQSRQQVLTKARALLQQVGLASREDDWPQQLSGGQQQRVAIARALAMDPEVMLFDEPTSALDPELVGEVLQVIKKLAHSGITMVIVTHEIGFAREVADNVIFMEGGKIVASGPVKTVLDEAENVRVRNFLSTVL; translated from the coding sequence ATGGGTGAGGCGATTGAATTCCGCAAAGTCACCAAACGTTTTTCAGGAAACATCATTCTCGACGAAATCAGCCTGGATATTCCGGCCGGTTCGGTGACGGTGATCCTCGGTCCGTCTGGTTCCGGGAAATCCACGTTACTGCGCTGCATTAATCATCTGGAAAAACTCGATGGCGGCACCATTCGTATCGGTGGCGAGCTGGTCGGCTATCGGCAAAAAGGCAACGCGCTGTATGAACTGAGCAGCGGGAAAATCGCCGCACAACGCAGCCGCACCGGCATGGTGTTTCAGCAATTTAATCTTTTTCCGCACCGCACGGTGCTGCAAAACATTACCGATGCACCGCTGCGCGTGAAGAAACAAAGCCGCCAGCAGGTGCTGACCAAAGCCCGCGCGCTGTTGCAGCAGGTGGGGTTAGCCAGCCGCGAAGATGACTGGCCACAGCAGCTTTCCGGCGGACAGCAGCAGCGCGTGGCGATTGCCCGTGCCTTGGCGATGGATCCTGAAGTGATGCTGTTTGATGAACCGACGTCGGCGCTGGACCCCGAACTGGTGGGCGAAGTGTTGCAGGTCATCAAGAAACTCGCGCATTCGGGGATCACCATGGTGATTGTGACGCACGAAATTGGCTTCGCGCGTGAGGTGGCCGATAACGTTATCTTTATGGAAGGCGGAAAAATCGTGGCGTCGGGGCCGGTGAAAACTGTGCTGGATGAAGCGGAGAACGTCCGTGTCCGCAATTTCCTGTCTACCGTTTTGTAG
- a CDS encoding amidohydrolase: protein MLNTGQEHQALAKFIEDFRHNMHRFPELSNQEFETTARIKAVLESHQIRILNLPLKTGLVAEIGGQKAGKLVVLRSDIDALPIEEKSGVAYTSENPGVMHACGHDFHTSAALGAAILLKEREETLSGTVRILFQAAEETGHGAPALIETGALDNAAVIFGIHNDPTLPVGIIGSKDGALTAGVDRFAITIAGTGSHAARPHEGNDPIIIAGQIIGALQTLIARNVPSDHNAVVSITQVHSGSTWNVIPDSAWLEGTVRSFNQDTRELIERRFRQVLKGIADAFDTQIALDWQPGPPSVVNTAEWVDFSLAQAAGSGFEARRVEASPIGEDFAFYQQKLPGAFLMIGSGGPFALHHPEFRVDDRALFPTAHYLAQLAVNALEHLSPQA, encoded by the coding sequence ATGTTGAATACCGGTCAGGAACATCAGGCGCTGGCGAAATTCATTGAGGATTTTCGCCATAACATGCACCGCTTCCCTGAGCTTTCCAACCAGGAATTTGAGACCACGGCGCGCATTAAAGCCGTGCTGGAAAGTCATCAGATTCGCATCCTGAATTTACCGCTGAAAACCGGTCTGGTGGCCGAGATTGGCGGCCAAAAAGCCGGTAAGCTCGTGGTATTACGTTCCGATATCGACGCCCTGCCCATAGAGGAAAAATCGGGCGTGGCATACACCTCGGAAAACCCCGGCGTGATGCACGCATGCGGCCATGATTTCCATACGTCGGCGGCGCTCGGCGCGGCGATTCTGCTCAAAGAGCGCGAGGAAACGCTTTCCGGCACCGTGCGCATTTTATTTCAGGCGGCGGAAGAAACCGGCCACGGCGCACCGGCGCTGATTGAAACCGGCGCACTCGATAACGCCGCCGTGATTTTTGGCATTCACAACGACCCGACGTTGCCAGTCGGCATTATCGGCAGCAAAGATGGCGCACTCACTGCTGGCGTCGACCGTTTTGCCATCACCATTGCAGGCACAGGCAGCCACGCCGCCCGCCCGCATGAAGGCAACGACCCTATCATTATTGCCGGGCAAATCATCGGCGCATTGCAGACGCTGATTGCGCGCAACGTGCCGTCTGATCACAACGCGGTGGTCTCCATCACGCAGGTGCACAGCGGCAGTACGTGGAACGTGATCCCCGATTCTGCCTGGCTCGAAGGCACGGTGCGCTCGTTTAATCAGGACACCCGCGAGCTTATCGAACGCCGTTTCCGTCAGGTACTCAAAGGCATCGCCGACGCCTTTGATACGCAAATCGCACTCGACTGGCAGCCTGGCCCGCCGTCGGTGGTGAATACTGCCGAATGGGTGGATTTCTCACTGGCGCAGGCCGCAGGCTCCGGCTTTGAAGCACGTCGCGTGGAGGCCAGTCCGATCGGTGAAGACTTTGCGTTCTATCAGCAAAAGCTGCCCGGCGCATTCCTGATGATTGGTTCCGGCGGCCCGTTCGCGTTGCATCATCCGGAATTTCGCGTCGATGACCGCGCGCTGTTCCCGACCGCGCATTATCTCGCGCAGCTGGCCGTCAACGCCCTTGAACACCTCAGCCCGCAGGCCTGA
- the purB gene encoding adenylosuccinate lyase, which translates to MASHPIDFLLLGNNFGTPEMREIWSERNRLTQQINVEVALALAEGELGVIPQQAALSIAELADASLLNIDDIAASGAQMKHSLMPVLTALQKQCGEAGEYIHYGATTQDIVDTATVLQLAQTMKVIIRDSTALANVLKNLAGEHQHTLMAGRTHGMQALPTTFGFKVAVWLDEFIRHLDRLQAITPRLLTGNLSGAISTYAALGEAGPEIERRTLTRLNLNTPNIGWQAARDRFSEYASTAVLISGTLGKIGNELYNLMRTEINEVEEPFSTGKIGSTTMPHKRNPAAIEGLASLTAPLLHSASLIYQSMHVEHERDAMSWRAEWIALPEISIYLSAQLQNAHAILSGLTVNKARMLANLQMQDGLLLSEKVMFEVGKKLGKQTAHHLVYECAMQAFENRQSFKSVLLAHPVLAASIPEEDLDHWLDPANYIGCAPQKVDDVIRFAEQSGHLSSPEKPAL; encoded by the coding sequence ATGGCCTCACATCCGATAGATTTTCTTTTACTTGGTAATAATTTTGGCACACCGGAAATGCGGGAAATCTGGTCAGAAAGAAATCGGCTGACGCAGCAAATAAATGTCGAAGTGGCGCTGGCATTAGCCGAAGGCGAACTCGGCGTGATCCCGCAACAAGCGGCACTGTCTATTGCGGAACTGGCCGACGCCAGTTTGCTGAACATTGACGATATCGCCGCGTCCGGCGCGCAGATGAAACATTCCCTGATGCCGGTGCTGACAGCGTTGCAAAAACAGTGCGGCGAGGCCGGAGAATACATTCATTACGGCGCTACCACGCAGGATATCGTAGATACCGCAACGGTTTTGCAGCTCGCCCAGACCATGAAAGTGATCATACGTGACAGCACCGCACTGGCGAATGTGCTGAAAAATCTGGCGGGCGAACATCAGCACACTCTGATGGCCGGCCGCACCCACGGCATGCAGGCGCTGCCGACCACGTTCGGCTTTAAAGTCGCCGTCTGGCTGGATGAATTCATCCGCCACCTTGACCGCCTTCAGGCCATTACGCCACGTCTGCTGACTGGCAATCTTAGCGGCGCGATCAGCACCTATGCCGCGCTCGGTGAAGCGGGCCCGGAAATCGAACGCCGCACGCTGACTCGCCTTAACCTGAATACGCCCAATATCGGCTGGCAGGCGGCGCGCGACCGTTTCTCGGAATACGCCAGTACGGCGGTACTCATCAGCGGCACGCTGGGCAAAATCGGCAACGAACTTTACAACCTGATGCGCACCGAAATTAATGAAGTCGAAGAACCGTTCAGCACGGGGAAAATCGGCTCGACCACCATGCCGCATAAACGTAATCCAGCCGCCATCGAAGGTTTAGCCAGCCTGACCGCCCCGCTTTTACACAGCGCATCGCTGATTTATCAGTCCATGCACGTCGAGCATGAGCGCGATGCCATGAGCTGGCGAGCAGAGTGGATCGCCCTGCCGGAAATCTCGATTTATCTTTCCGCCCAGTTGCAAAACGCCCATGCCATTTTGTCCGGCCTGACGGTCAATAAAGCCCGCATGCTGGCGAATTTGCAGATGCAGGACGGCCTGCTGCTGTCGGAAAAAGTGATGTTTGAAGTGGGTAAAAAACTCGGCAAACAGACGGCGCATCACCTGGTTTACGAGTGCGCTATGCAGGCATTCGAGAACCGTCAATCTTTTAAATCCGTACTTTTAGCACACCCGGTTCTGGCCGCCAGCATCCCGGAAGAAGATCTGGATCACTGGCTGGATCCGGCAAATTACATCGGCTGTGCGCCGCAAAAAGTGGATGACGTTATCCGCTTCGCTGAACAGTCCGGTCATTTATCATCCCCGGAGAAACCTGCGCTATGA
- a CDS encoding ABC transporter permease: MTIFSPLSITQSGQHRALRQFMHNPAGIAGLLILLLVIAMAVVAPWIYPGDPLDMVASPLLKPGDDLTWPLGTDAMGRDLAAGIFHGARVSLLIGLGATLIGLLAGTIIGSLSGYFGGLTDNLLMRVTTLFQTMPAFLLVIIILSITTPSVWLITLSIGITTWPTIARLVRAEFRTLRESDFVLAARCQGFSSLHIITREMLPNALPTIIVTSSVMVASAILMEAALSFLGLGDPNAVSWGFLIGSGREMLRTAWYLTAIPGIALVVTLLGLNLLGDALNDAFNPRLSEQ, translated from the coding sequence ATGACAATTTTCTCTCCCCTTTCCATCACACAGAGCGGTCAACATCGTGCGCTGCGTCAATTTATGCACAATCCAGCGGGCATTGCCGGTCTGTTGATTTTGCTGCTGGTCATTGCCATGGCGGTGGTTGCCCCATGGATTTATCCAGGCGACCCACTCGATATGGTGGCGTCTCCACTGTTAAAACCGGGTGATGATCTGACCTGGCCGCTGGGCACGGATGCTATGGGGCGTGACCTTGCAGCAGGCATCTTTCATGGTGCCCGTGTTTCACTCCTGATTGGCCTGGGGGCAACATTAATCGGCCTGCTTGCAGGGACAATCATTGGCAGCCTGAGTGGTTACTTCGGCGGCCTTACCGACAATTTACTGATGCGTGTAACCACATTGTTTCAAACCATGCCAGCGTTTCTGTTGGTGATTATTATTCTGTCCATAACAACCCCATCAGTGTGGTTGATTACGCTTAGTATTGGCATCACAACCTGGCCGACGATTGCGCGTTTAGTACGCGCCGAATTTCGCACCTTGCGCGAATCAGATTTTGTACTGGCCGCGCGCTGCCAGGGATTTTCATCCCTGCATATCATCACGCGCGAAATGTTACCGAATGCGCTGCCCACCATCATTGTCACCTCATCGGTGATGGTCGCGTCTGCAATCCTGATGGAAGCTGCCTTATCGTTTCTCGGTCTGGGCGATCCCAATGCAGTTAGTTGGGGCTTTCTGATCGGCAGCGGGCGAGAAATGCTACGTACCGCCTGGTATCTCACCGCCATTCCGGGCATAGCCTTGGTTGTAACCCTGCTGGGACTCAACTTGCTGGGTGATGCGTTAAACGATGCCTTTAACCCAAGATTAAGTGAACAATGA
- a CDS encoding ABC transporter ATP-binding protein, whose translation MQPLLSVENLAIHFNEHAVVNDVSFSLPRGEMLALVGESGSGKSVTALAIMGLLAKQANVSGRIQFNGRDLLSLPSREIRSVRGNHLSMIFQEPMTSLNPVYSVGVQIAETLRVHQQLSRKQARAHAIELLNLVKIPEPIRRVDDFPHQLSGGQRQRVMIAMAVACEPKLLIADEPTTALDVTVQANIMQLLDRLRRELSLSILMISHDLGLVAQWADKVAVMHHGDIVEQGSARLLFDQPKHDYTRGLMAASLLGEEDLHYRQRMLTEIRHHDAHQFRLHQPEKLDFPVIHEKPATLPLLSVDNLGVSYAQGRKRIPALEAVGFDLQVGETLGVVGESGCGKSTLSRSILRLLRPDSGRILLDGEDITHQPESALKNLRQSVQMIFQDPYASLNPRHSIFTILDSVLRLHEPIPATQRLERIHTILDRVGLPRQSLHRYAHEFSGGQRQRIGIARALIVKPRLVICDEAVSALDVSVQAQILNLLLELKQELGLSYLFISHNLAVVRYMSDRIMVMNQGQIVESGDVEQVWRSPQHPYTQQLLSAVTGIRESQTERIRA comes from the coding sequence ATGCAACCATTACTGTCGGTGGAAAATCTGGCGATTCATTTCAATGAACACGCTGTGGTAAATGATGTGAGTTTCAGTCTGCCGCGGGGGGAAATGCTGGCACTCGTCGGGGAGTCGGGCAGCGGAAAATCTGTAACTGCTCTCGCCATCATGGGATTGCTGGCAAAACAGGCAAACGTCAGTGGTCGTATTCAGTTTAATGGGCGTGACCTTCTCAGTCTGCCATCACGTGAGATACGTTCAGTACGCGGCAACCATCTCTCGATGATTTTTCAGGAACCGATGACGTCACTCAATCCCGTCTACAGCGTGGGTGTGCAAATCGCCGAGACCTTGCGCGTACATCAGCAATTATCTCGTAAGCAGGCCCGTGCCCATGCCATTGAGTTACTGAATTTAGTCAAAATTCCTGAGCCCATACGTCGCGTGGATGATTTTCCGCATCAGTTATCCGGTGGCCAGCGCCAGCGCGTTATGATCGCAATGGCGGTAGCATGTGAGCCTAAACTCCTCATCGCTGACGAGCCAACCACCGCGCTGGACGTCACGGTTCAAGCTAATATCATGCAGCTGCTGGATCGGCTGCGTAGAGAACTCTCTCTGAGTATTTTGATGATCAGCCATGACTTAGGTCTGGTTGCACAATGGGCCGACAAAGTGGCGGTTATGCATCACGGCGATATTGTGGAACAGGGGAGTGCCAGGTTGCTTTTTGATCAGCCAAAGCACGATTATACCCGAGGTTTAATGGCGGCTTCACTGCTGGGAGAGGAAGACCTGCATTATCGCCAACGGATGCTCACTGAAATCCGTCATCATGATGCACACCAGTTCAGACTCCATCAGCCGGAGAAATTGGATTTCCCTGTGATACACGAGAAACCAGCAACGCTACCACTGTTGTCGGTGGATAATCTTGGCGTTAGCTACGCTCAGGGCAGAAAGCGCATTCCCGCATTAGAGGCCGTTGGTTTTGACCTTCAGGTGGGCGAAACGTTAGGGGTGGTTGGCGAATCCGGCTGCGGGAAGTCCACTCTGTCTCGTTCGATTCTGCGGCTGCTGCGTCCGGACAGCGGGAGAATATTGCTGGATGGCGAAGACATTACACATCAGCCCGAGTCAGCATTGAAAAATCTGCGGCAGAGCGTGCAGATGATATTTCAGGATCCTTATGCCTCACTCAATCCCCGACACTCCATTTTTACGATCCTTGATTCGGTACTCCGCCTGCACGAACCGATTCCCGCCACTCAGCGACTGGAGCGCATTCATACCATTCTCGATCGTGTGGGGTTGCCGCGCCAGTCACTGCATCGCTATGCTCATGAATTCTCCGGTGGGCAGCGTCAGCGCATTGGCATTGCAAGGGCATTGATTGTCAAACCGCGACTGGTTATTTGCGATGAAGCCGTTTCAGCACTTGATGTTTCCGTTCAGGCGCAAATTCTTAACTTGTTGCTGGAATTAAAGCAGGAGTTGGGTTTGAGTTATCTGTTTATCTCCCATAACCTGGCAGTAGTACGCTATATGTCTGACCGGATTATGGTGATGAATCAGGGCCAGATAGTGGAGTCTGGTGATGTTGAACAGGTATGGCGCAGTCCGCAACACCCTTATACGCAACAGTTGTTATCCGCCGTAACGGGGATTAGGGAATCTCAAACCGAGCGAATCAGGGCATGA
- a CDS encoding ABC transporter permease: MQRERHWLLSFIFKTALQVLPTFVGILLIMFIILKAIPGDAVDVLAGESGGASAASMALMREQYGLNLPAWQQFINWSSHILQGNLGFSPRFNTPVTTLILSRLPATLILMLAAQLMALIIGVFFGVIMALFVGRWPDRVLSLVSLLLYSLPGFWIGLMLLVLFSVYLGWLPSSGNMTIGADLHGWAYFSDLFSHALLPVFSLASFFLAIYARLTRAAMLEIAHQDFVRTAHAKGLSPLRVTLVHVLRCALIPLVTVSGMHIATLLSGAAVVETVFSWPGLGRLALDAVMARDVNILLGILLFSSLMVIAANFIVDLLHAWLDPRIVRR, encoded by the coding sequence ATGCAGCGAGAACGACATTGGCTGCTCTCATTTATTTTCAAAACTGCGCTACAGGTACTGCCAACGTTTGTGGGTATTTTACTGATCATGTTTATCATCCTGAAAGCAATACCGGGTGATGCGGTTGACGTACTGGCTGGCGAGTCTGGCGGAGCCAGTGCTGCCAGCATGGCACTGATGCGAGAGCAATATGGTCTTAACCTTCCTGCCTGGCAGCAGTTTATTAACTGGTCCAGCCATATTTTGCAGGGTAACCTCGGATTTTCGCCACGATTTAACACTCCTGTCACCACACTGATATTATCTCGACTCCCTGCCACGCTCATTTTAATGCTGGCGGCGCAATTGATGGCACTCATTATCGGTGTTTTTTTCGGCGTCATCATGGCTTTATTTGTCGGTCGCTGGCCCGATCGTGTTTTGTCTTTAGTGAGTCTGCTGCTTTATTCATTACCCGGATTTTGGATTGGATTAATGTTACTGGTGCTTTTCTCAGTATATTTAGGCTGGCTTCCCAGCAGTGGAAATATGACAATCGGTGCCGATCTCCATGGATGGGCTTATTTCAGTGATCTCTTTTCTCATGCCCTTTTACCTGTGTTTTCTCTGGCGAGTTTTTTCCTGGCCATTTATGCCCGCCTGACTCGCGCCGCAATGTTAGAGATCGCACATCAGGATTTTGTGCGAACGGCCCATGCAAAGGGACTATCCCCGTTACGCGTGACACTAGTCCATGTATTGCGTTGCGCGTTGATACCACTTGTCACCGTCAGCGGTATGCACATTGCCACGCTGCTCAGCGGCGCGGCGGTGGTAGAGACCGTATTTTCCTGGCCGGGACTGGGCAGGTTAGCGCTTGACGCTGTGATGGCGCGTGACGTCAATATATTGTTAGGGATCCTGTTGTTCTCCTCCCTGATGGTCATTGCCGCCAACTTTATCGTGGATCTTCTCCATGCCTGGCTCGATCCCCGAATTGTGAGACGCTAA
- a CDS encoding GNAT family N-acetyltransferase yields MTPHFRRLNSDDKHEYLSLMLAAYAPIKALGIHFDAATADLARVTKHLDEHAVFALFDGQRMVASVTLRFPWGTLPGPMGLPHIGWFGTHPEYKGQHLGKRLLEWLEDHILIGELKAPAYSLGTATSHPWLREMYIKLGFQPAFERDLGKGHITLYLKKILNEERHAEWLARQPA; encoded by the coding sequence ATGACCCCACATTTCCGGCGACTGAATTCAGACGACAAGCACGAATATCTGTCGTTGATGCTGGCCGCATACGCCCCGATTAAAGCCCTCGGCATTCACTTTGACGCTGCCACTGCCGATCTGGCGCGGGTGACAAAACATCTTGATGAACATGCGGTATTTGCCCTGTTTGACGGCCAGCGCATGGTGGCGTCGGTCACTTTACGTTTTCCGTGGGGCACGCTGCCGGGGCCGATGGGTCTGCCGCATATCGGCTGGTTCGGGACGCACCCGGAATACAAAGGCCAGCATCTTGGTAAACGGCTGCTGGAATGGCTGGAAGACCACATTCTTATCGGCGAACTCAAAGCGCCGGCGTATTCGCTCGGCACCGCCACCAGCCATCCGTGGCTGCGCGAAATGTACATCAAACTGGGCTTTCAGCCTGCCTTCGAAAGGGACCTCGGCAAAGGCCATATCACGCTGTATCTGAAAAAGATCCTCAACGAAGAACGCCATGCCGAATGGCTGGCGCGTCAGCCCGCTTAA
- a CDS encoding amino acid ABC transporter permease — MSTEIDGQQPEELRIVGKKYIGRWISALIVVLVLGAAAHSMLNNPRFEWSVIAENFTGPSILQGVLMTLQLTAISVVFGFAGGTVLALMRLSSNPVLVAVSWGYTWFFRGVPMLVQLFLWYNIAALYPTISFSLPWVGEIWSASANSLISPFSAAVIALVMHQSAYAAEIIRAGIQSVGTGQIEAARALGYRPASIFRHTVLPQAMRAILPPAGNEVIGQLKTTAVVSVISLQDVLFSAQIIYQRTYEVIPLLLVATLWYLALTSLLAVIQYYIERHFSRSSVRKVKRKSKPHDEKPRTVSRTGLNAGETSHG, encoded by the coding sequence ATGAGTACTGAAATAGACGGTCAGCAGCCGGAAGAACTGCGGATCGTTGGTAAGAAATACATCGGGCGCTGGATAAGCGCCCTGATCGTTGTTCTGGTGCTTGGCGCCGCCGCCCATTCCATGCTCAATAACCCGCGTTTCGAATGGTCGGTCATTGCAGAAAACTTCACCGGCCCGTCGATTTTGCAGGGTGTTTTGATGACGTTGCAACTGACCGCCATTTCGGTGGTTTTTGGCTTTGCCGGTGGCACTGTGCTGGCGCTGATGCGGTTGTCGTCTAATCCAGTGCTGGTCGCCGTGAGCTGGGGTTATACCTGGTTTTTCCGCGGCGTACCGATGCTGGTTCAGCTGTTTCTCTGGTACAACATTGCCGCGCTGTATCCGACCATTTCGTTTTCACTGCCGTGGGTAGGGGAAATCTGGAGTGCGTCGGCCAACTCGTTGATCAGCCCGTTCAGTGCCGCCGTCATTGCGCTGGTGATGCATCAGTCGGCCTATGCTGCAGAGATTATCCGCGCCGGAATTCAGAGCGTGGGTACTGGCCAGATTGAAGCCGCGCGTGCGCTCGGTTACCGGCCTGCATCCATATTCCGCCACACCGTGTTGCCACAGGCGATGCGGGCGATTTTGCCGCCTGCCGGAAATGAAGTGATCGGTCAGTTGAAAACCACCGCGGTGGTGTCGGTGATTTCACTGCAGGACGTGCTGTTTTCCGCACAGATTATTTATCAGCGCACCTATGAAGTGATCCCGTTATTGTTGGTCGCGACGCTGTGGTATCTGGCGCTGACGTCGCTGCTTGCGGTGATTCAGTATTACATCGAGCGTCATTTCAGCCGCAGCAGTGTCCGCAAGGTGAAGCGCAAATCCAAACCCCATGACGAGAAGCCACGTACGGTCAGTCGTACCGGTTTGAATGCAGGAGAAACCAGCCATGGGTGA